In Lodderomyces elongisporus chromosome 2, complete sequence, the following proteins share a genomic window:
- the SWI4 gene encoding transcription factor: MSGPPPVFRSTYSNTDVYECDMNDSPIMRRCKDDWVNATQILKCCNFPKAKRTKILEKGVQQGVHEKIQGGFGRFQGTWIPLEDARRLAATYGVTKELAPVLFLDFSDPNLIIPFKAKPPPKDPNDTVKRKYVKKPKLPGDTPRKYKTGKKAALQAAQEAAQEAAQGAAQESNAISGMSTGKLINVNGNAHLNPNLSHDSSQAITNGQYSQQSILGVQSMQNMQNAMNVSGMSNMPNVPNMPNMQNMPMMHSMTHNGASAVMPTSFQPNFDEKFSRTEAYPIANVPNYPPPQLMPRFNSMPVNTSAPGAAYPLMASNITSQQQHQQPDQNIYHSAKLSSSQSSNDTNWSISQDQKDSDTSINSSQGDRKFLVQNQPQHNHHHGQGQSEGQVQNQGKTHAQTHAQNQYVAADSSPSEDGNSYSFQLLRFFSEDNLEIPLFVRYPPADFNMNAPIDDEGHTPLHWAASIGHQEMIHTLISNNANPLVVNNFGLNPLSKLISFNNCYELKNFDQILNDLELCLINTDINGRTPLHYLCQYSKVRSKLDSLKSYMKSILAKLTVMSSQTMSKSVNLMKNVLNHQDIRGDTCLHIAVKSGCIPIIVMLLRHGAQDNIENVNGETVRGLINGLPQKDLIFNELFNDESYNFWDNMVGKHQSQHQSHQQSPQQSNMQQPQLSDIRQLALATPVQPKIIKANTPDTERTTVQVDDAEDDDIARVDQQRLDALNDNKENIFNDKLNDKVYDDGAYDVSTPIYRSQQHHQQQHQQQHQQHQQQQHQHNSNNNINNNGNVFSSRPLAVISESGTSLESVTNNNNNHTSPGNVNANGGINSHLSQQLLESSSGHALKQLQSSSKSVVHARRVKQLRMPKIPKVSDEGQLEEKQDEALEAKRVLPFEDLTKMVTGMIGSYSLSYSKESSILDKELITLKEELSVKRDEDNKNMRYVKSLLQTSGMEDVPLKTAEEAIQLVTKASEEYRNRIMDKESKLLCILQRNQAFQLANLVQQEEAAMLEQQQKQDVNTDSIHADPNDVQVQDQDQDQVQGHNQQIDNKESGKDESMIGGTEDSALEEKFELAIELTRLQHKRNKLVAKIVDCTKHYGVDDKMYKYRKLLSLSCGVRVEDIDSLIDGIAESLEETAN; this comes from the exons ATGTCTGGGCCACCGCCTGTATTTAGGTCAACGTACTCAAAC ACCGATGTTTACGAATGTGATATGAATGACTCTCCCATTATGAGGAGATGCAAAGATGATTGGGTTAATGCTACGCAAATCCTCAAGTGCTGCAATTTCCCAAAagctaaaagaacaaagattttggaaaaaggaGTACAACAAGGAGTACACGAAAAGATTCAAGGTGGATTTGGTCGTTTTCAAGGTACATGGATACCATTAGAAGATGCACGTCGACTAGCAGCAACTTATGGCGTTACCAAGGAACTAGCACCTGTCTTGTTTTTGGACTTCTCCGATCCAAATTTGATAATCCCTTTCAAGGCgaaaccaccaccaaaagATCCAAATGACACTGTTAAGCGCAAGTATGttaaaaaaccaaaattacCAGGTGACACTCCTAGAAAATACAAAACTGGGAAAAAGGCTGCTCTCCAAGCAGCCCAAGAAGCAGCCCAAGAAGCAGCTCAAGGGGCTGCTCAAGAGTCTAATGCTATTTCGGGAATGTCTACGGGTAAACTTATTAATGTCAATGGTAATGCCCACTTAAATCCAAATTTAAGCCATGACTCGTCGCAAGCAATCACGAATGGACAGTATTCACAGCAAAGCATACTAGGCGTACAAAGTATGCAAAATATGCAAAATGCAATGAATGTGTCAGGCATGTCCAACATGCCCAACGTGCCCAATATGCCCAACATGCAGAATATGCCCATGATGCACAGTATGACCCATAATGGTGCACTGGCAGTGATGCCCACATCATTTCAACCAAACtttgatgaaaaattttctCGAACAGAAGCATACCCTATAGCAAATGTTCCAAATTACCCGCCTCCTCAATTAATGCCCAGATTTAATTCTATGCCTGTAAACACATCAGCTCCAGGTGCAGCATATCCGCTAATGGCGTCGAATATTACttcacagcagcagcaccagcagCCGGATCAAAATATATATCATTCAGCTAAACTTTCATCTTCGCAATCCTCAAATGATACCAACTGGTCTATCTCTCAAGATCAAAAAGACAGCGATACCTCCATCAATTCGTCACAGGGGGACCGGAAATTCTTGGTTCAAAACCAACCTCAGCATAATCACCACCATGGACAAGGTCAAAGTGAAGGTCAAGTCCAAAACCAAGGAAAAACCCACGCACAAACCCACGCACAAAATCAATATGTTGCAGCCGACTCCAGCCCCTCCGAAGATGGCAATAGCTATTCTTTCCAATTGTTGAGATTTTTTAGCGAAGATAATTTGGAAATTCCTCTATTTGTAAGATACCCACCAGCCGACTTCAACATGAATGCACCAATAGACGATGAAGGACATACCCCACTACACTGGGCCGCGTCAATCGGCCATCAAGAGATGATCCATACACTTATTTCAAATAATGCAAACCCTCTCGTTGTGAACAATTTTGGGTTAAACCCGTTATCTAAGCTAATATCTTTCAATAATTGTTACGAGCTCAAAAATTTTGACCAGATATTGAATGACCTCGAGTTGTGTTTAATAAATACCGACATCAATGGAAGAACCCCATTGCATTATTTGTGTCAGTATTCAAAAGTCAGATCGAAATTAGACAGTTTGAAGCTGTACATGAAGTCCATATTGGCAAAGTTAACAGTGATGTCAAGTCAAACCATGTCAAAATCAGTCAACTTGATGAAGAATGTCTTGAATCATCAAGATATTAGAGGTGACACATGTTTGCACATTGCTGTAAAGTCTGGATGCATTCCAATAATTGTTATGCTATTGCGCCACGGGGCACAGGACaatattgaaaatgttAATGGTGAGACTGTGAGAGGGTTGATCAATGGGCTACCACAAAAGGATTTGATTTTTAACGAACTTTTTAATGATGAAAGCTACAATTTTTGGGACAATATGGTCGGCAAACATCAATCCCAACATCAACTGCACCAGCAACTGCCCCAACAACTGAATATGCAGCAGCCACAACTCTCAGATATTCGTCAATTGGCCTTGGCAACACCGGTACAGCCCAAGATAATAAAGGCCAATACTCCAGATACAGAACGAACTACAGTTCAAGTAGATGATGCggaagatgatgatattGCGCGAGTTGACCAGCAACGTCTAGACGCGTTGAATgacaataaagaaaacattTTCAATGATAAGCTTAATGATAAGGTGTACGATGATGGAGCGTACGACGTTCTGACGCCTATTTATCGCctgcaacaacatcatcaacaacaacatcaacaacaacatcaacaacatcaacaacaacaacatcagcacaatagcaacaataacatcaacaacaatggcaATGTATTTTCTTCACGACCACTTGCTGTTATCAGCGAGAGTGGTACAAGTCTTGAATCCGTCaccaataataataataatcataCTTCCCCTGGTAATGTTAATGCTAATGGTGGTATAAACTCCCATCTTTCCCAACAACTACTTGAGTCACTGTCGGGGCATGCCTTGAAACAATTACAATCGAGTCTGAAATCCGTGGTTCATGCTCGACGAGTAAAACAATTACGAATGCCAAAAATTCCCAAAGTATCTGATGAAGGACAATTGGAGGAAAAACAGGATGAAGCGCTTGAAGCTAAACGAGTACTCCCGTTTGAAGATTTAACCAAAATGGTGACTGGAATGATTGGATCTTATTCTTTGAGCTACAGCAAGGAATCAAGCATACTCGATAAAGAGTTGATTACGTTAAAAGAGGAGCTTTCAGTCAAACGGGATGAGGACAACAAGAATATGCGGTACGTCAAGAGCTTGTTACAAACCTCAGGGATGGAAGACGTACCCCTCAAGACTGCTGAGGAGGCAATTCAATTGGTGACCAAGGCAAGCGAAGAATATAGAAATCGTATAATGGACAAAGAGTCAAAATTACTTTGTATATTGCAAAGGAATCAAGCTTTTCAATTAGCAAATTTGGTTCAACAAGAAGAGGCGGCAATGTTGgagcaacaacagaaacaagATGTCAATACCGACAGCATCCACGCTGATCCTAATGATGTTCAAGTTCAAGATCAAGATCAAGATCAAGTCCAAGGGCATAATCAGCAAATCGATAACAAAGAATCTGGAAAAGACGAAAGCATGATTGGCGGAACAGAAGATCTGGCCTTGGAAGAGAAATTCGAACTTGCTATTGAATTGACAAGACTCCAGCATAAACGAAATAaattggttgcaaaaatcGTTGATTGTACAAAACATTATGGTGTTGATGATAAGATGTACAAATACAGAAAATTATTGAGTCTTAGTTGTGGAGTTCGTGTCGAGGACATTGACAGTTTGATAGACGGTATAGCAGAATCTTTAGAAGAAACTGCAAACTAG
- the ACF3 gene encoding glycoside hydrolase: protein MNFKSILATTLVLASQVFAADGELEQPQETVIVTNTHYVQSPCISSLAANLLSNNVQGLTTGIPVVIVHKPRGAKSVSSQQQQQQQQQQQSQLQLQQKGTVVQTNFHTVYETVYPTTTNTAVTTPATTTTQTTQTKQLAATTSTESCKTFTSTYTTMVAAAINCVDGVCQTSTITSVLPTTYTSTYTVSSSTAINQKSTTNKGQQVSSTTRSRNSAAAAAATATAASDRNDISYGLAPGGLTATESFATTDVETAVTTTSTIFTASQDLSSTFEPETTMESVLTNKPAPVTSQSVVPESKSITIDVSSITQDVTISGSGGATNNLSTQKQNSTTNLSDLAAAAASATTSATDSTRLSNILETTIVATNNDKASSTEHENSEFSFTSRTTLSTVVLTSSFVASYGNSSVIYSSTYSSIETISTVVPVSETIEASIQSSPASVSSSTSASALTSASTSSLGSASSTLSDHLSSSSLASESSIESLESMAQTSSASTESSAYTDSCYNGDLFAPIDTDAPPSIFSRQELPLAIPAGVNNNGAPIQTNKFYANLFLGDQTMMVYTYPYAVYRTAYTTDNPFNGLGIQVANKSMRVFGNVNSNNDNPSYYFNPTNNAEVIFSATQFASGNALYMGVTDMTEMAVKVTLSESSDDDINTVEIPIVQGMGFVTSIYNGNLIANLDSMYGFRTLVSESSSAIPSNIIKYRATLFNGVEWLIYVTLPSADPEFTLQVSKLSTQTSSDGRTMIVASKAIDGLMIQVAIAPGQTGDQYYDAAAGMYVTDAEFSGSVVCSGSATFDITYKTAGTSTSGNPIIFALPHHLTTLNGADAGATGIQVLSQTKGYMSGFLTKVLSFAETINKDIRFLPYIQGASTLEYSAEKVALLATSANEELAVNIAETVSNMNSNYFSGKVIDKYAQILLVVDEIIKDDAVTNATLAEMKTAFETFINNEQYYPLMYDTKFGGVTSTAAQNGDTGADFGAAYYNDHHFHYGYFVHAAAVVGYIDKKLGGTWAQDNKDWVNSLVRDVANPSRQDTYFPVSRSFSWYDGHSWAAGLFAANDGKNQESSSEDIHFAYGMKLWGNVVEDYAMEARGGVMLNIMSRAFNMYFYFKSDNTIQPSEILPNKVCGIFFENKVDYTTYFGTPKEHPEYVHGIHMLPITAASSSIRIPSYVQEEWDDQVSTFVDNVTDGWAGILRLNQAIIDPSTSYDFFSSSSWTNAYLDNGQSRTWSLAYAGAFS from the coding sequence atgaactTTAAACTGATATTGGCAACCACATTGGTCCTTGCCAGTCAAGTATTTGCAGCCGACGGAGAGCTAGAGCAACCACAAGAAACTGTTATTGTGACAAACACCCATTACGTACAAAGTCCATGTATTCTGTCATTGGCAGCTAATTTATTATCAAATAATGTTCAAGGATTGACCACAGGAATACCCGTTGTTATAGTGCATAAGCCAAGAGGAGCAAAATCTGTTTCctctcaacaacaacaacaacaacaacaacaacagcaatcgcaattgcaattgcagCAAAAGGGCACTGTCGTACAAACCAACTTTCACACGGTATACGAAACAGTTTACCCTACTACAACCAACACAGCAGTAActacaccagcaacaacaacaacacaaacaacacaaacaaaacagttGGCTGCAACCACTAGCACAGAATCTTGTAAAACATTCACCTCCACTTATACAACCATGGTAGCTGCAGCAATAAACTGCGTCGATGGTGTATGCCAAACATCCACAATCACTTCAGTACTCCCAACAACGTATACTAGCACATACACCGTGTCAAGCTCTACTGCtataaatcaaaaaagcACAACCAACAAGGGCCAACAAGTCTCTTCCACAACTAGATCACGCAATTCTGcggctgctgctgctgctactgctactgctgctaGTGACAGAAATGACATCTCGTACGGATTAGCCCCCGGTGGATTGACTGCAACTGAATCATTTGCAACCACTGATGTCGAAACGGCAGTGACAACCACTTCCACCATATTCACTGCCTCTCAAGATCTCAGCAGCACATTTGAACCAGAGACAACAATGGAGTCAGTGCTAACAAATAAACCAGCACCAGTCACCTCACAATCAGTGGTGCCTGAAAGCAAATCCATCACCATTGATGTTTCATCCATTACTCAAGATGTTACCATCTCGGGCTCGGGTGGCGCTACCAATAATTTATCaacacaaaaacaaaattccACAACCAACCTATCCGATttggcagcagcagcagcttcGGCAACAACAAGTGCGACAGATTCAACGCGATTGTCCAACATTCTCGAGACAACTATTGTTGCAACAAATAACGATAAAGCATCATCTACAGAACACGAGAATTCGGAATTTTCGTTCACCTCTAGAACCACTTTATCAACTGTCGTGTTAACATCGTCGTTTGTTGCTTCGTACGGAAACTCATCTGTTATTTATAGCTCAACATATTCGAGTATTGAAACTATAAGTACCGTTGTTCCAGTCTCAGAGACCATTGAAGCATCAATTCAATCATCACCAGCATCAGTGTCATCGTCAACTTCAGCTTCAGCATTAACTTCAGCATCAACTTCAAGTTTAGGCTCTGCATCAAGTACATTATCTGATCACTTGTCAAGTAGCTCTTTAGCTTCTGAATCATCAATTGAATCTTTGGAATCAATGGCACAAACATCTTCTGCTTCAACAGAGTCTTCTGCATACACGGACTCGTGCTATAATGGAGATTTGTTTGCACCAATTGACACGGATGCACCACCATCAATTTTCTCTAGGCAAGAGCTTCCTTTGGCAATCCCCGCCGGAGTGAATAACAATGGTGCACCtatacaaacaaacaagttCTACGCCAATTTGTTCCTTGGTGATCAAACAATGATGGTATACACCTACCCATATGCAGTTTATAGGACAGCGTACACCACAGACAACCCATTCAATGGACTTGGAATTCAAGTAGCAAACAAATCAATGAGAGTGTTTGGAAACGTCAACTCCAACAATGATAATCCTTCATACTATTTCAATCCAACAAACAATGCCGAAGTGATCTTTTCCGCAACCCAATTTGCCAGCGGCAATGCTCTTTATATGGGGGTAACTGATATGACCGAAATGGCCGTTAAGGTCACATTGTCTGAAAGCTCGGATGATGATATCAACACTGTTGAGATCCCAATAGTGCAAGGTATGGGTTTTGTTACTTCCATTTACAATGGTAACTTGATTGCTAATTTAGACTCCATGTACGGTTTCAGGACCTTGGTATCTGAGAGCTCCAGCGCAATTCCTTCAAACATTATCAAATATCGCGCAACATTGTTTAATGGTGTTGAATGGCTCATTTACGTCACTTTGCCTTCTGCAGACCCTGAATTTACATTACAGGTTTCTAAATTGCTGACACAAACCTCTTCGGATGGTAGAACCATGATTGTGGCTTCCAAAGCCATTGACGGTTTGATGATCCAAGTGGCTATTGCTCCGGGTCAAACAGGAGATCAATACTACGACGCCGCAGCAGGAATGTATGTTACTGATGCTGAATTCAGTGGATCAGTTGTTTGTTCTGGATCTGCAACATTTGACATCACCTATAAAACAGCCGGTACCTCAACAAGCGGTAATCCAATAATATTTGCTTTGCCTCATCACCTTACCACGTTGAATGGTGCAGATGCTGGTGCAACCGGTATACAAGTTTTGTCCCAAACAAAAGGTTACATGTCAGGATTTTTAACCAAGGTTCTTTCATTTGCAGAAACCATCAACAAGGACATCCGGTTCCTTCCATACATTCAAGGAGCCAGCACATTGGAGTATTCGGCTGAAAAAGTTGCTTTACTTGCCACGTCTGCTAATGAGGAATTGGCCGTCAACATTGCAGAAACTGTAAGCAATATGAATTCCAATTACTTTTCTGGTAAAGTCATTGACAAGTATGCACAAATCTTATTAGTCGTTGATGAAATTATTAAGGATGATGCGGTAACTAATGCAACCTTGGCTGAAATGAAGACTGCATTTGAAACATTCATCAATAATGAGCAATACTATCCATTGATGTATGATACCAAATTTGGTGGCGTTACCTCAACTGCTGCTCAAAATGGTGATACTGGTGCGGATTTTGGTGCAGCATATTACAACGACCACCATTTCCATTACGGTTATTTTGTTCATGCTGCCGCCGTTGTTGGTTATATTGATAAGAAATTGGGAGGTACATGGGCTCAAGACAACAAGGACTGGGTCAACTCTTTGGTACGTGATGTTGCAAATCCTTCGAGACAAGATACATACTTCCCCGTTTCAAGACTGTTCTCGTGGTATGATGGTCACAGTTGGGCTGCTGGGTTATTCGCAGCCAATGATGGTAAGAACCAGGAATCAAGCTCTGAGGACATTCATTTTGCATATGGTATGAAATTGTGGGGTAACGTTGTTGAGGATTATGCTATGGAGGCAAGAGGAGGTGTTATGTTGAATATCATGAGCAGAGCATTCAACATGTACTTTTACTTCAAATCAGACAACACTATCCAACCTCTGGAAATCTTACCCAACAAAGTCTGTGGTATCTTTTTCGAAAACAAGGTTGATTACACAACATACTTTGGCACACCAAAGGAACACCCAGAGTACGTGCATGGTATTCATATGTTGCCAATTACTGCAGCAAGTTCATCCATCAGAATTCCATCGTACGTGCAAGAAGAGTGGGATGATCAAGTTTCAACATTTGTTGATAATGTCACTGATGGTTGGGCCGGAATATTGAGACTAAATCAGGCTATTATTGACCCTTCAACTTCATATGATTTCTTTAGTTCCAGCAGCTGGACCAATGCATACCTCGACAATGGTCAAAGTAGGACATGGAGTTTGGCATATGCCGGTGCATTCAGTTAA
- the MAK32 gene encoding Double-stranded RNA-containing particles stability, which produces MTLFTTLGMFIIDENRYINPVIYPDPPEKDIIGGAGTYAIIGARIVSTAHTSASPEPDCASEPETTTTTKTEVGTNATYYPISGIIDQGLDFPEQIETQIKTWKTSVIFRKSDQLTTRGVNTYDGLTGLRSFHYSTPKIRIELEDVAECRELRESKTYHLICSIERCKQLILGIRKFNPSAKFIYEPLPDDCVKHNWTKLTEILPMIDVFSPNRDEAIALALGESDNAKEENIADDSRITMLSDGELCAKFTTFQTSISNAGTVIRCGARGCHIRTHNGLDAHLPAYHQDQSHVVDVTGGGNSFCGGFMMGWYSSQEDWIYAAVCGNVSSGCIVEKLGMPIVEGERFNGLTLQERLHIYYNANPQLLVSTKMVKTSKVAET; this is translated from the coding sequence ATGACATTATTTACAACATTGGGAATGTTTATAATAGACGAGAACCGTTATATAAACCCAGTCATATACCCAGATCCTCCAGAAAAAGACATTATTGGTGGTGCAGGAACCTACGCAATAATCGGCGCTCGAATAGTTTCCACCGCACATACCCTGGCACTGCCCGAACCTGACTGTGCATCAGAACCAGagacaacgacaacaacaaagacaGAGGTAGGTACAAACGCTACATATTATCCCATATCCGGTATAATTGACCAAGGCTTGGATTTTCCGGAACAGATTGAAACTCAAATCAAGACATGGAAGACGTCTGTTATCTTTCGCAAACTGGATCAATTGACCACAAGGGGCGTGAATACATACGATGGATTAACGGGTTTACGATCGTTTCACTATTCTACTCCAAAAATTAGGATTGAATTGGAGGACGTGGCAGAGTGCCGGGAATTGCGAGAAAGTAAAACATACCATTtaatttgttcaattgaGAGATGCAAACAATTAATATTGGGAATCAGAAAGTTTAACCCGCTGGCAAAGTTTATATACGAGCCATTGCCTGATGACTGTGTGAAACATAATTGGACAAAACTCACAGAAATTTTACCTATGATCGATGTATTCTCACCAAATCGAGACGAAGCAATTGCTCTTGCCCTCGGCGAAAGTGATAATgctaaagaagaaaatattgCGGATGACAGCCGTATTACCATGTTGAGTGATGGAGAATTATGTGCAAAGTTTACCACTTTTCAAACCCTGATTTCGAATGCAGGAACAGTAATTCGTTGTGGTGCTCGAGGGTGTCATATTCGTACTCATAATGGATTAGATGCCCATCTACCAGCTTATCATCAGGACCAGTCCCACGTGGTTGATGTGACCGGTGGTGGGAATTCGTTCTGCGGTGGGTTTATGATGGGGTGGTACTCAAGTCAAGAAGATTGGATTTATGCTGCAGTTTGTGGTAACGTAAGTAGTGGATgtattgttgaaaaattagGGATGCCAATAGTGGAGGGCGAGAGGTTTAATGGTTTAACCTTACAGGAGAGGTTACATATTTACTACAACGCAAACCCACAACTTTTAGTATCTACAAAAATGGTGAAAACACTGAAAGTTGCAGAAACATAA
- a CDS encoding uncharacterized protein (BUSCO:EOG09263SFX), whose translation MTEQSHDTKEDSPVRKKQRISADDLYRRSTQFEMWSFTPDQLAHAKITANTKGQNLASAKFQEAYKLAKSQNSQVFQDNASELSEENLLNLLSPEEESTYLDFYIQNITTTCNFFKMPTQVKLTAASFFKKFYIVNSVMEFHPKNVLYTCIFLAAKSENYFISIDSFVKALKGVEKTDILSLEFILLQSLKFTLLVHHPMRPLYGFFLDFQAELLHPDPVMYDVSVDTIGKLYNSAKEWLNKYYMFSDVGFLFAPPHIALAAMYDIDRRITDRYLKRKFLKHEKSEDRDNKERKEKKENKENGTNENQSMKHEADGKMTNDANSDPSPNEQNRSLENAEKAVEINGVETAKISPGREQYETLVRSIRKCIKLAREMPVADRERSKEIDRKCFFALNPKKLIDKRIKKLTTPPAEKTDS comes from the coding sequence ATGACAGAACAACTGCATGATACCAAAGAGGATTCACCTGTGCGTAAGAAGCAAAGGATCTCGGCTGATGATTTATACAGAAGATCAACACAATTTGAGATGTGGTCGTTTACTCCAGATCAACTAGCACATGCGAAAATCACCGCAAATACTAAAGGTCAGAATTTAGCTAGTGCCAAATTTCAAGAAGCTTACAAGTTGGCAAAGCTGCAAAATTCTCAAGTGTTTCAAGACAATGCACTGGAACTCAGCGAAGAGAACCTTTTAAACCTTTTGTCCCCCGAAGAAGAGTCAACGTACCTCGATTTTTACATTCAAAATATCACCACCACatgtaattttttcaagatGCCCACCCAGGTTAAACTCACTGCGGCATCTTTCTTTAAGAAATTTTATATTGTCAATTCCGTCATGGAGTTTCATCCAAAGAATGTGCTTTACACATGCATTTTTCTTGCTGCAAAATCTGAAAACTATTTTATATCGATTGACTCATTTGTCAAAGCATTAAAGGGTGTCGAGAAGACGGATATCTTGAGTTTGGAGTTTATCTTATTGCAAAGTTTGAAATTTACTTTGCTCGTTCACCACCCAATGAGACCATTATACGGGTTTTTCCTAGATTTTCAAGCAGAGTTATTACATCCAGACCCCGTGATGTATGACGTTTCGGTTGACACAATTGGAAAGTTGTACAACTCTGCCAAGGAGTGGTTGAACAAATATTATATGTTTAGTGATGTAGGATTTTTGTTTGCGCCTCCGCACATTGCGTTGGCTGCAATGTATGACATCGACAGAAGGATTACCGATCGGTATTTGAAGCGAAAATTTCTAAAGCACGAAAAGTCGGAGGATAGAGACAAcaaggaaagaaaggaaaagaaagagaataagGAAAATGGCACTAACGAGAATCAAAGCATGAAGCATGAAGCCGACGGCAAAATGACAAATGATGCAAATAGTGACCCGCTGCCGAATGAGCAGAACCGAAGCTTGGAAAATGCAGAGAAAGCTGTGGAAATAAATGGCGTTGAGACCGCAAAGATACTGCCTGGAAGAGAGCAATATGAAACATTGGTTCGATCGATACGTAAATGCATCAAGCTTGCAAGAGAAATGCCCGTTGCTGATCGTGAACGAAGTAAAGAGATTGATCGCAAATGCTTTTTTGCATTGAATCCCAAAAAATTGATCGACAAGAGGATAAAGAAGTTGACAACACCACCTGCAGAAAAAACTGATCTGTAA
- a CDS encoding uncharacterized protein (BUSCO:EOG09262V9N), with amino-acid sequence MFSFAKKLVDRFEGHATQNQASDIYFKNATKMNNRGYALRVLNVVPHSLAHAKGFESWFDYIIKINNHELPMLYALSTYSYTINEDGSITYGNGVTTEQAAAINVDVLKQELSTLAQHKQEVVFDVWNAKGGVIRQISIPLKFESGNDNDNDNGNDNGNGNDNGNDKNNGNDNDNNKNNIDDKDNHVGNVLESFGLTVESQHLSTATYVWRILNTHPGSPAFRSQLVPHSDFIIGCDSAFPNDGAKGLLRHGGEHLLSNTVSSYYNHHYSHSGEDNVPITLYVYNHDYDILRPVTVNLSRSWGNGHNRGILGCDVGYGLIHRIPEVIGKFEGNAIVDDVLFLADTKTEHGFSSEASQQQQENSDSYITPALHPQPLGINSVSAVAPATTGVIPPPPKSTRKKKHVAALGDDGLSDYMNEELEKSKKLEANTRSKSPTTAGEVNPPPPPPPAAAAAAAKSS; translated from the coding sequence ATGTTTTCCTTTGCCAAAAAACTTGTTGACAGGTTTGAGGGCCATGCAACGCAAAACCAAGCGCTGGACATTTATTTTAAGAATGCTACAAAGATGAACAACCGCGGGTATGCACTCCGAGTTCTTAATGTTGTTCCACACTCGCTTGCACACGCTAAAGGTTTTGAGTCGTGGTTTGACTATATAATCAAGATCAATAATCATGAACTTCCCATGCTCTATGCATTGTCAACTTATTCATATACCATTAATGAAGATGGGTCAATCACCTATGGAAATGGTGTCACTACTGAgcaagcagcagcaatcaATGTCGATGTACTCAAACAAGAATTGAGCACCTTGGCTCAACATAAGCAAGAAGTTGTCTTTGATGTATGGAATGCAAAAGGAGGTGTGATTAGGCAAATTAGTATCCctttgaaatttgaaagTGGAAacgataatgataatgataatggcAATGATAATGGCAATGGCAATGACAATGGCAATGACAAAAACAACGGCAATGACAATgacaataacaaaaacaatatagATGATAAGGATAATCATGTTGGAAATGTATTAGAGTCTTTTGGGTTAACTGTTGAGTCACAGCATTTGAGCACTGCTACTTATGTGTGGAGGATATTAAATACGCACCCAGGATCACCTGCATTCAGATCACAATTGGTTCCTCACTCGGACTTCATTATAGGATGCGACTCTGCTTTCCCAAATGATGGCGCAAAAGGATTATTGAGACACGGGGGCGAGCATCTTCTCTCAAATACGGTATCTAGTTATTACAATCACCATTATTCGCATTCGGGTGAAGATAACGTTCCCATCACCTTATACGTGTATAACCACGATTATGATATATTACGTCCAGTAACAGTGAACTTGTCACGCAGTTGGGGAAATGGACATAATAGAGGCATCTTAGGTTGTGATGTGGGGTATGGTTTGATTCATCGGATCCCTGAGGTCATTGGCAAATTTGAAGGCAATGCAATTGTTGACGATGTATTGTTTTTAGCGGATACCAAGACAGAGCACGGGTTCTCGTCTGAAGCTctgcaacagcaacaagagAATTCTGATCTGTACATTACCCCAGCCCTCCATCCACAACCTCTTGGAATTAATTCTGTTTCTGCAGTCGCTCCAGCAACCACCGGTGTTATCCCACCTCCACCAAAATCAACtaggaaaaagaagcatGTTGCCGCTCTTGGTGATGATGGGTTGAGTGACTATATGAATGAAGAGTTAGAGAAATCTAAGAAATTGGAAGCAAACACACGGTCGAAAAGCCCTACTACAGCTGGGGAAGTTAACcctccaccaccaccaccgccagcagcagcagcagcagcagctaaAAGTAGTTGA